One Vespa crabro chromosome 13, iyVesCrab1.2, whole genome shotgun sequence genomic window, GCCACCAATCATCGGTCTCCTCTTGGCCGCGCATACTAGGTGGTACGTACCtgaaatattagataaatatatacatatgtatatgtatatgtacatatgtagaaCATTGACAAAATCAAAAATTGAAACATtgagatattttttctatttcttttttgccagaaaaaaaatcaataatacacatcatatttttttttattccttttgcaGATGTCttctctgtatgtatgtatgcatgtacgtacaATAGTACATGATGAAGATATATGACGAGACGAATATTAAACCTAAGTAGCATGACCTCCTTATCTATCGCTCGCTCTCATATGTAGATTATCTCAGCTGTGATATTGGTATCTTGATTcacgtcattaatattatccgCTCTAAAATATACTTAAGATTAAAGTTGACTTGCTTCGAGGGGggtcatatatataattttttgtaagtAAATTCACGTAAACGTCACGTGaggatcatttttcttatttttgttttatgaaaTCAGATGCGTTTTTTAATGCGTCAGTCGActcattctttataatattaatctatcTACACatgtcaaattattattaatgtttcattaagatttaatattttaatttaaataatactaagTCCAGCGACTAATCAACTAAAAGACAAAGTTGACCTTTTCATGAtctttatacaaaaatatatcgttaaatatttttcgatcaaGATATCAATATCACGTCTAAAGGCctagtatatgtatgtatttggaatgaaatttgtttatttgtaaatCTCAAATAATTACCAAAAGCAGATGTTACAGCATTCGTAAGTCGGCAAAACGAGCCTATAACCATCCAACAACTTTATTCTATCCAAAAAATATTCAGCCTCGGACATTGCGATGTCGACCGATTTTCTCAAACCGCTGGTACCTCGTGCCTTCCACATAAGCCAAAATTTCATGGCGTCTACCTGAAATTAATCATCGAATGATTAGTTTATCAAGGTGATGTATCGATCTTTCAACAGACCTTTCTACCACATTGAACGCTCTTGTCGCCTGTGTCCCAGGATACGTCGTAAAATTTGTCCTGTTGAAAGAGATACTTAGCACCAGCGCAATTGGTCTTGTGCAACGCTTCCTTACCCTTCGCCAAAAATATAGAACACTGAAGGGGTGCACCGAGCATTTTGTGCGGATTCCAAGCTACCGAATGGGATCTGAAATAAATAGAAGGGTCGATCATGAGACAAGATCATCAGATTAACTCTTaacgatttatattatacatgcatatacatacgttctCGGTGTTGAAAAATTGACTAATGACAATTGATAGTATTAAATGACAATttgctgtttttcttttattttttttttttttcagacaagaaaaaaattagtttaaaaagaaaactaatgaTTTTACGTTATTACTTGATGTTTTActtatatggaaaaaaaaaaaaacatttggtTAGACGTATGTTTTGTAATTCACGAAAATGCAACCACGTGTCAATCTCTAAACGAAAGCGAGCggtaaaaaaacagaaaaaatgtCAAAATACGTGAACCCATCGGTGCCGAGAACGTAACGCGAGTAAATTTAACTTacgtttgttaaataaattaaatctaataaatcaatatatatatatatatatatatatatatatatatatatatatatttagcaaattagtattaataaattaagcaaaataaatgaaattcaattACGAACAATTCAATTCCACGCAAACGTTCACGGTACTTTTTGGAAAGCAATAAAGTTCCACCTAGGCATGCCTGTAAAATGATTTCGTCGATGAGTTTATGACGAGCAATGGATTATATTAGAAAGATTCATTTCCTCGTACAAGTACTAACGTCAACGTGCATCCAAAGGGACTCTTCCTCGCAGATCCTTGCTATTTCTGGCAATGGATCGAAAGCACCCAGAACCGTGGTTCCGCACGTTGCATTAACAAAAAATGGTAATTCCCCATTGGCCCTGGCCTCGTTTATCGCTCTCTTCAAATCGTCCGGTAACATTTTTCCTAACTGATCGGACTTGATCTAGatcgaataagaagaagaagaagaagaagaagaagaagaagaagagaaagacggaCGTAGGATAgagtttgttctttttcaatgaattaaaTCTTATGAAAGAATATGAAGAAACCTTGTAAACGTGCTCGGTCCCAATACCCAACCAATGAACAGcttttaatatagaataatGACCTTCTTCGCTGGAAAAGCATGCCAAAGGTGGAAAACCACTGCATCCCATTCTCTTGATTTCAGGTAATATCTTATACCTGGCCATTACCATTGCGTATATGTTGGATAAGCTACCACCTGGACATAAAATACCATTGGCCTCTGGTATCGATGGATATCCAACGAGCTTTAAGGATTCCTCTAACACTTCATGTTCCATCAACGTAAATACCGGGGCTACTTCGAACGTATATCTAACAATTCGAAATGAGATTAGACGTGTTAAAATTGAACTATTATGTTTCAACGGAGTACTTACTGGCCCGTATTAAAAATCTCGGTGAGCCAAGAACCGACCATTCCATATTCGTCTACACCCGCGAAAAGTTGATTGTGAAAGTTCGGACTAAATGTTTTCACcgaatatttgattatttgtcgtacgataatatcgatttcctCGGAACTAGCACCGTCCTCCTTTAAcgttaacgatattatattctgcaaatgtaaatataaattttaaatgaaataacgaTATCTCGGAAATAAGAATGGAAAATACGTAAGGAGCAAAGTTATTCAAATATGATAGTACTCTGTGTATCAAAGATCATCGGTAAAACGAGATAGGAAAGAGGAATAAAGAGTATGTATTACGAGCGAGTTCATTGAACGAACAcggacaataatattataccaatttgaaattggaatatttaacaattaattttcaatcgataaaCGACGTTCATTGATCTATAAATATCTCGAAAAACATATTGCCGGTCGAAAATGAAAACTGATCGAACGTTCGAACGATCGAGaggatacatttttcttttttttcattctttcactAACTAATGACACtgaagagacaaaaaaaatgtaacgaATTTTTACAACTGACGAATaactttttaatcgttaaccAAAATCTCGTCATCGTAGACAATCGGTATCGGAGACCCATTTCTtcttacgttcgttcgttcgttcgttcgttcgattttttACCTCTTCGAAAAGATAATTCTTGATAAAGATTTGATAGATATCGATCCATACGCCTTGCTTACCTTGAGATCCTTCGGATGACGAAAATTAATCACCGATTGATCGCATCTCGCATCGAAGAGCTTTTCCTCTTTGAGAATCCTTAAGAGATCCTCGAGCAATTTGATGGTACCGTTAGAACTACCAGTCTCTGCCATCGTGAAAGTCGTACTGAGTACTGTCGAGTATCTCGAAGCGAGAGAGCCCCATTATTCTTACTAAACATATTTATcgtagtgtgtgtgtgtgtgtaagaatTACATTTGTAACGCGCGAAACAGCtgctgaaagagagaaaaagcacGAGATAATTAAATGTGCATAATCATTGAAACGCCTCATTACTCGATATCAtccttccattctttttcttctttctctctatcttctttttcttcttctttttacgattttatatctaaattcgacttttttctttataattgcCACAGAGATAAATGACGCATATCGTCGGCTTAAAACAAGTGAAAGGTATTTCCAATGATTTTACATCTCCGACTCGTCTAATTCTTCcaattattctcgttattatcatactttagagtataatttagaaaagaaataatttctatgtaACCTATGATACGAACCTTTTCGATAAAtctagaaaataattgaacgtCTCGATTGCATCTGGGTTTGTTTGCAAATATTTACTGACGATTCATTTCAAATACCGATCTGAATAAATATCTCTAACGACTGAacgaaaagaatttcattgacgagcttgaattaaataaaaaaagattatatttaagaTCAAACACTTAGTAGTtggatttttttcatttgtcttGGTTTcttaatcaaattattaatatgatatcgtaaatgaaacaaattatCTGGCAAAAAAGTAAATGAGGCAGCAAAAaactctcctttttttcccatcccccccccccccttacAAAACCGGTTTATTACCTTCGAGGAACAAGCCTGTATAGGATTCTTCAGTTGAGATAACCCTTTTTATTCTGTATATAAAACGAGCCTTGAAAAATATTGGATGACTCTTTGTAAACGATAGCTTTACCATATATGTACCACAATACTATTGCACAATACTATATTGGCCAATAGGGAACGGGCATTGACAATATCATTCGTTCGTTATGCGCACGCGCGACAATTCTCTCAATAAAAGAGAGTGGGGATGCTAAATTTCATGCTGAAACTGGCTAAAACTCGCTAGTTGAAGGTTGAAGCAGTAAGAaatttatcaatgttatttatttcgtcagtattatttttattaattggcgcaaaaagtttttttgtaaaatgaaTGCACATTATACAGGGTGTTCGATATTACTAAACAACGTTCTTCTTGTAAGTGATaagtgttagaaaaaaaaaaaaaaaataacatactCAGGGAAATGTTCTtctgcttttttcttctttttacgtaaTTACGTAATAAGGCATATCATATTTTCtgtatctttaatattagTTGAGAAATCATCTTGATATGTGATCTTTTTAATAGAATACTGCATACGTTCTTATATCGTACGAAATCGTATGTCAAAGTTCATTTGCACGACGATGATCTTCAGGGTCAAAAATTTCACCTTTGGTAAAGCTATccgattttttattcgaaacagAAACAAACACATAAAAGACTGACAGTAATTTTTAcagtttcttttatattctgacgagaGCAAACTAATGTTCTtgacatttaaatttattggCACCACTGTCAGTCCAATAAGAATCAATTACAAGGATTGACCAATTAGCGTATTAGGAGCAATTTTCAAATAtgatcatattatatacagcagaatagtttatttatgctttttgttttgtgtatttcttttcaatcagGCTATTTACagcataaatacgtatatatatatatatatatatatatcttgtattTGCATTAagttaaaagattttatattttttgaacgttttattatttatccgcCAGATGGCGCCCGCaacgatttatattattttgtaatgaaCTCGTACATCTCATGAAGATTCTAGGTATATGCTTTATAAGTAGCGGGAGAACGGTTTGCAAAAGTTTAAGAATGAagttttatgaattttatgtagtgtattttatatatgaatttattactgtattaattatcgaataatgGAAAGTTCAAGTACTTTACCCGGTGCCAGTCGAGTAACATTGCAGACACCGTATAGGACACCTAGGTTAAAATTTAGTTTGGAACAACAGTTGCTAACCTCAAATGAAGAAAGTGACACGAAAACATTAAAAGGTACAGTActagaaaaatgtattttcatttatttatttatttatttgttcttttcttctataatcatatatttatgataaatttaacattttc contains:
- the LOC124428532 gene encoding cysteine sulfinic acid decarboxylase, encoding MAETGSSNGTIKLLEDLLRILKEEKLFDARCDQSVINFRHPKDLKNIISLTLKEDGASSEEIDIIVRQIIKYSVKTFSPNFHNQLFAGVDEYGMVGSWLTEIFNTGQYTFEVAPVFTLMEHEVLEESLKLVGYPSIPEANGILCPGGSLSNIYAMVMARYKILPEIKRMGCSGFPPLACFSSEEGHYSILKAVHWLGIGTEHVYKIKSDQLGKMLPDDLKRAINEARANGELPFFVNATCGTTVLGAFDPLPEIARICEEESLWMHVDACLGGTLLLSKKYRERLRGIELSHSVAWNPHKMLGAPLQCSIFLAKGKEALHKTNCAGAKYLFQQDKFYDVSWDTGDKSVQCGRKVDAMKFWLMWKARGTSGLRKSVDIAMSEAEYFLDRIKLLDGYRLVLPTYECCNICFWYVPPSMRGQEETDDWWQKLYKVTTLIKERMILDGTLMISYMPLASKNLGNFFRMVVTCQPPPTHASMDYVIDLIEKYGANL